In the genome of Candida dubliniensis CD36 chromosome 3, complete sequence, the window AATAAGACTACAAGATGTTATTACACTGTATTAAATACCTCAAAGGTACTTTGGATTTAGGATTGCAATATACTAAAGGGAAAACTAAAGATTATGGTGAAGATTTTGTCATTTATGGTTTTGCTGATGCTTCATTTGCTCCACCTGGTGATAGAAAATCCATATCTGGTTATGCCATCTATGTCAATGGAAACTTGGTGTATTGGGGCACCAAGAAACAAAGATGTATTACCGAAAGTTCAATGTCCAGTGAGATAATTGCTCTTGGTGAATGTACACACCGAATAATGACCGTTCGAAATGTTGTGAAAGCATTAGGTCTTAGACATAGAAAGGTTATAATTTTCGAAGACAATCAGCCGTGTATAAAGGTTGCAAACAACAGGAAAATAAGTCACAGCCGTAGATCTGTTGACATCTGCATAAAATATATTAGGGAACTAGTACTCCAAAAAGGTGAACTTGGTATCTCATATATCAACACTGCTGACAATGTTTCCGATATTCTTACCAAAACTACTGGGATGCAAGTTTTTCACAAGTTAAGGCCATGGCTTATGACTGATGCTAATTTACTGCTGCTtcatgaaaaattgatgataaattatattggaAGAAACAATCCGGAACAACACTTTCTCCAATTGtgtcaatcaatcaaccTCGAACCTTTGGAATAAAGATATGACTAGGTCTTGGCGAGTTTTCattgaatttcaaataatattagtTTGGATTGGGACCCAACTGATGTTGTATTTATTCACATTTTGAAGATGGAAAGCTAACTTTAGTGAAGTTGTGGAAAAGTAAATATTGGTTGTGTcataaaaatgaaacttGGATAAAGATATGTGCTGAACAAGTAGTGGTTAGGTTTGGAATTGAGGAGTATTTGGGTAATGGCGATTATGGGTGAGTCAGTGGTTGACAAGTTGTGGAGGTAGCCACTAGCAAACATTTTCTCAAAGTTTCAAGGGGAGTGTTGTGAAGTGTGCTGAACACAAAGTTATATGCAGGACTGGTTTTGTGTCACGTGTGAGAAATTCGGTGGTTCCTCTATAAACAAAAGTCCTTCAGTAACATGTTGatacaagaagaaatctGTGCCAACGAaactgtttttttttttttgttgaacTCTTTTAAATTGACGTCGAAAGTCGTGCCACCGACAGAATAGCTCATTAAGAATGGTTTTCTTGTGTTAGTAAGAACATGACAATTTTCACATGATATAACAACTATTTATTTCAGTTCCAATTATCTCTACAATTAGAATACAACAATGTCTCTATAGCCTGTCATTAAATGAATAGACCTTACATTTGTTCTGATGATGGGAGTAATTCACCGAGAAAGTCATCGTGAAGCGGATTTACACTAGATCCTCGTTTCCTGACTTTGATTTCCCAAGATTCTTTGAAGCAAAGCATTTTACAGTTTCTAGTGAA includes:
- a CDS encoding retrotransposon tca4 polyprotein, putative (transposable element) codes for the protein MLLHCIKYLKGTLDLGLQYTKGKTKDYGEDFVIYGFADASFAPPGDRKSISGYAIYVNGNLVYWGTKKQRCITESSMSSEIIALGECTHRIMTVRNVVKALGLRHRKVIIFEDNQPCIKVANNRKISHSRRSVDICIKYIRELVLQKGELGISYINTADNVSDILTKTTGMQVFHKLRPWLMTDANLSSLHEKLMINYIGRNNPEQHFLQLCQSINLEPLE